The following are from one region of the Synechococcus sp. CBW1108 genome:
- a CDS encoding CocE/NonD family hydrolase, translating into MKAPPPGPYGVRWQDQVRWQDQGMTCRDGTSLASRIWSPQAPGPWPVLLMRQPYWRAIASTITYAHPSWYASHGFQVVVQDVRGKGDSGGEFGGFAQEAADGADSIRWARQLEGSNGQVGCYGFSYQGLTQLLSDDPTAIPDCLAPAMTGLNECCDWAVTGGAHWWALGLGWGLQLAAQRCQRRGDGSGWRAIRRSLETGSFLEEGLELLERHDPEGMARRWLLEPANGNWPCHRPPPTLLRQPMLLIGGWWDPHLGGILDLWAQSRLAGGLPTLRIGAWSHTNWQGGIDRLQLAFFQHHLQRQPLPPELGAPALLEDARSHRWQAPAAPSIQPVWGLASGGLAAIDSQEGQLVSPQASWGEVTLVHDPWRPVPGRGGHLGLDPGPCQRGDIDQRGDVACFTSAPLPRPLRLEGRPRLSIAVEADQPSFDLCAALSVLDSTDASVLQLSTGMARCHRQPGRSSVLQLQLQPLLATLAAGQRLRLSLAGAAWPQIAVNPGHGDDPPGPSGPGHRVISLRLDLQQSSLQLMPLLDLDPGADGDLGPIGEPGAN; encoded by the coding sequence GTGAAGGCCCCGCCCCCTGGCCCCTACGGGGTGCGCTGGCAAGACCAAGTGCGCTGGCAAGACCAAGGGATGACCTGTCGCGATGGCACCAGCCTGGCCAGTCGCATCTGGAGCCCGCAGGCACCAGGCCCCTGGCCCGTGCTGCTGATGCGCCAGCCCTACTGGCGGGCAATCGCCTCCACCATCACCTACGCCCACCCCAGCTGGTATGCCTCCCACGGCTTCCAGGTGGTGGTGCAGGACGTGCGGGGCAAGGGGGACTCCGGCGGCGAGTTCGGGGGATTTGCCCAGGAAGCCGCCGATGGGGCGGACAGCATCCGCTGGGCCCGCCAGCTTGAGGGCAGCAACGGCCAGGTGGGCTGCTACGGCTTTTCCTACCAGGGCCTGACCCAGCTGCTCAGCGACGACCCCACGGCAATCCCCGATTGCCTGGCGCCGGCCATGACCGGCCTGAACGAGTGCTGCGACTGGGCCGTGACAGGGGGCGCCCACTGGTGGGCCCTGGGCCTGGGCTGGGGGCTGCAACTGGCGGCCCAGCGCTGCCAGAGGCGGGGCGATGGCAGCGGTTGGCGCGCGATCAGGCGCAGCCTGGAAACGGGCAGCTTTCTGGAAGAGGGGCTGGAACTGCTGGAGCGCCATGATCCCGAGGGCATGGCCAGGCGCTGGCTGCTGGAGCCTGCAAACGGCAACTGGCCCTGCCATCGGCCGCCCCCAACCCTGCTGCGCCAACCGATGCTGCTGATCGGAGGCTGGTGGGACCCCCACCTGGGCGGGATCCTGGACCTCTGGGCCCAATCCCGCCTCGCCGGCGGCCTGCCCACCCTGCGGATCGGCGCCTGGAGCCATACCAATTGGCAGGGGGGCATCGATCGCCTGCAACTGGCCTTCTTCCAACACCATCTGCAGCGCCAGCCCCTCCCCCCTGAGCTGGGCGCCCCAGCCCTGCTGGAAGATGCCAGAAGCCACCGCTGGCAAGCGCCGGCAGCACCATCAATCCAGCCGGTCTGGGGCTTGGCGAGCGGCGGACTCGCTGCCATCGATTCCCAGGAGGGCCAGCTGGTTTCACCACAGGCCAGCTGGGGCGAGGTGACCCTGGTGCACGATCCCTGGCGACCAGTTCCGGGCAGGGGGGGGCACCTGGGGCTCGACCCGGGACCCTGCCAGCGGGGCGACATCGACCAACGTGGGGATGTGGCCTGCTTCACCAGCGCGCCCCTGCCCCGGCCGCTGCGGCTTGAGGGCCGGCCGCGGCTGAGCATTGCCGTGGAGGCCGATCAGCCGAGCTTCGACCTCTGCGCAGCCCTTTCGGTGCTGGACAGCACCGACGCCAGCGTCCTCCAGCTCAGCACCGGCATGGCCCGCTGCCACCGGCAGCCCGGCCGAAGCTCGGTGTTGCAGTTACAACTGCAGCCCCTGCTGGCAACCCTGGCCGCCGGCCAGCGGCTGCGGCTCTCCCTGGCGGGGGCGGCCTGGCCCCAGATCGCCGTCAACCCTGGCCATGGCGACGATCCCCCTGGGCCCAGCGGCCCCGGCCACCGGGTGATCAGCCTCAGGCTGGATCTCCAGCAGTCGAGCCTGCAACTGATGCCGCTGCTGGATCTAGATCCTGGTGCTGATGGAGACCTTGGGCCAATTGGAGAGCCTGGGGCAAACTGA
- a CDS encoding ROK family protein, with the protein MNQLIGVDLGGSALKLGRFSLAGELLAGLEVPTPQPSLPGAVTTAIVEAVQQLDPEHLADRVGVGHPGPSDGAGRVARIAINLPGWREVPLADWLEPLLARRVTLANDANCALLGEHWLGAARDRRDVLLLTLGTGVGGAVLIDGRLFTGRHGAAAEPGLIGIDPEGPPCNSGNSGSIESYCSRRGLARLSGLDPAELCRRADGGDAEALEVWRAYGRLLGIGVSSLLYVFTPELVLIGGGISAASAHFLPALWGEVEQRVQPVSREGLAIRPCSLGNGAGRLGAARLALERLASSLG; encoded by the coding sequence ATGAACCAGCTGATCGGCGTGGACCTGGGCGGCAGCGCCCTTAAGCTGGGGCGCTTCAGCCTGGCCGGAGAGTTGCTCGCCGGCCTTGAGGTGCCTACGCCCCAGCCGTCTTTGCCAGGGGCCGTGACCACGGCGATTGTGGAGGCGGTGCAGCAGCTTGACCCCGAGCACCTGGCCGATCGGGTGGGGGTAGGCCATCCCGGCCCCAGCGATGGGGCGGGCCGGGTGGCGCGGATCGCCATCAACCTGCCGGGCTGGCGGGAGGTGCCGCTGGCCGACTGGCTCGAACCCCTGCTGGCTCGCCGCGTCACCCTGGCCAACGATGCCAACTGCGCCCTGCTTGGCGAGCACTGGCTGGGGGCGGCCCGCGACAGGCGCGATGTGTTACTTCTCACCCTCGGCACCGGGGTGGGCGGGGCGGTGCTGATCGACGGCCGGCTGTTCACGGGTCGCCACGGTGCGGCGGCCGAGCCCGGGCTGATCGGCATCGATCCCGAGGGCCCGCCCTGCAACAGCGGCAACAGCGGCTCGATTGAGTCTTATTGCAGCCGCCGCGGTCTGGCCCGCCTCTCTGGGCTGGATCCGGCCGAACTCTGCCGGCGGGCCGATGGCGGCGACGCCGAGGCCCTGGAGGTGTGGCGGGCCTATGGCCGCCTGCTCGGCATCGGTGTCAGCTCCCTGCTCTATGTGTTCACCCCGGAGCTGGTGTTAATCGGCGGCGGGATCAGCGCTGCCAGCGCCCACTTCCTGCCGGCGCTGTGGGGCGAGGTGGAGCAGCGGGTGCAGCCGGTCAGCCGGGAGGGGTTGGCGATCCGGCCCTGCAGCCTGGGCAACGGAGCTGGGCGGCTCGGGGCGGCGCGCCTGGCCCTCGAGCGGCTGGCCTCCAGCTTGGGATGA
- a CDS encoding DUF3887 domain-containing protein codes for MLMRHLRSPRHPASLALLALATAICMGAGPELPATGLAAQEQAAESKLPGLSVEEARAAANRILKAVQSRDANLRYSQFSPELKAASSPSMVAATIRTQPKLLSWNLLSIQRGLRTTTVEASLTTSAGKQDVFLVLNGAGQISGYHIDLTDQAPSLVARKFVAALSSGHFISARGFLSLELQKEISVASLQSRWQQLQRQTGDFVRIKRAVEKGSSSDQHLVLVFTEFNRLTDSLFVILDNNNQIIGVDFPSDPITPQPVR; via the coding sequence ATGCTGATGCGCCACCTGCGCTCCCCTCGCCACCCAGCCAGCCTCGCTCTTCTAGCCCTGGCCACCGCCATCTGCATGGGAGCTGGGCCAGAGCTTCCGGCCACCGGGCTGGCGGCCCAGGAGCAGGCCGCTGAAAGCAAGCTGCCGGGCCTCAGTGTGGAGGAGGCCCGGGCGGCTGCGAACCGGATCCTGAAGGCGGTGCAGAGCAGGGATGCCAACCTGCGCTACAGCCAGTTTTCCCCTGAACTGAAGGCGGCCAGCAGCCCATCGATGGTGGCTGCCACCATTCGCACCCAACCCAAACTGCTGAGCTGGAACCTGCTCAGCATCCAGCGCGGCCTGCGCACCACCACCGTGGAGGCCAGCCTCACCACGAGCGCCGGCAAGCAGGATGTGTTCCTGGTGCTGAATGGCGCCGGTCAGATCAGCGGATATCACATCGACTTAACCGATCAGGCCCCAAGCCTGGTGGCCAGGAAGTTTGTGGCGGCCCTCAGCTCTGGCCACTTCATCTCCGCCCGCGGCTTTTTGAGTCTGGAGTTGCAAAAGGAAATCAGCGTCGCCAGCCTCCAATCCCGGTGGCAGCAGCTGCAACGCCAGACCGGCGACTTCGTGCGCATCAAGCGGGCTGTCGAGAAAGGCAGCTCCAGTGACCAACACCTGGTTCTGGTCTTTACCGAATTCAACCGACTGACCGACAGCCTGTTTGTGATTCTCGACAACAACAATCAGATTATTGGCGTCGACTTCCCCAGCGACCCGATCACCCCCCAGCCGGTTCGCTGA
- a CDS encoding Ycf51 family protein, translating into MAAEPILLTAGQWLGAASGLLAITTMVGYLGRWGVRFRLVGITSFTALLAISCLAFSVSYTQRVSLEGAVTVPVVYDNGGDLLVAAAPADLPEGAAGPSVQQLAENLRTSGRNSAEGLVHVRLRRVEAVAPGLSKPVVLAEASRSLATGRVELQP; encoded by the coding sequence ATGGCCGCTGAACCGATCCTGCTGACAGCGGGCCAATGGCTGGGCGCCGCCAGCGGCCTGCTAGCCATCACCACCATGGTCGGCTACCTGGGCCGCTGGGGGGTTCGCTTCCGCCTGGTGGGCATCACCAGCTTCACAGCCCTGCTGGCAATCTCCTGCCTGGCCTTCTCGGTGAGCTACACCCAGCGGGTAAGCCTGGAGGGAGCTGTGACCGTGCCGGTTGTCTATGACAATGGCGGCGATCTGCTTGTGGCGGCCGCCCCGGCCGATCTCCCCGAGGGCGCCGCAGGGCCCAGCGTGCAGCAGCTGGCCGAGAACCTGCGAACCAGTGGCCGCAACAGCGCCGAAGGCCTGGTGCACGTGCGGCTGCGACGGGTGGAAGCGGTGGCGCCGGGGCTGAGCAAGCCAGTCGTGCTGGCGGAAGCCAGCCGCAGCCTGGCCACTGGCAGAGTGGAACTCCAGCCCTGA
- a CDS encoding DUF4332 domain-containing protein, with protein MWQLPAHFEREQVQLKASGIEGWAQMAVLEDADLRRIGARGGASEARLIKLRGQARLVVEVDLQPAEAALLLYAGIASPKGLAMADPQQLLVQMGRLQRSLTGRAAPTFDLPTLRSWIKRAQRRPTN; from the coding sequence ATGTGGCAGCTGCCGGCCCACTTTGAGCGCGAGCAAGTTCAGTTAAAGGCAAGTGGCATTGAGGGTTGGGCCCAGATGGCAGTGCTCGAAGACGCAGACCTGCGCCGCATCGGCGCCAGGGGCGGAGCCAGTGAGGCCAGGCTGATCAAGCTGCGCGGCCAGGCCCGGCTGGTGGTGGAGGTGGATCTGCAACCCGCCGAAGCGGCCCTGCTGCTCTATGCCGGCATTGCCAGCCCCAAGGGCCTGGCAATGGCCGATCCCCAGCAGCTACTGGTGCAGATGGGCAGGTTGCAGCGCAGCCTCACCGGCAGGGCAGCCCCAACCTTTGACCTCCCGACCCTGCGTAGCTGGATCAAGCGGGCCCAGCGCCGCCCCACAAACTGA
- a CDS encoding glutamate-5-semialdehyde dehydrogenase: protein MIADPSPDLLARAAQVRRRAMVLGQLGDGLRRQAVRAMAAGLEQNRAAILAANQADLEAAAAEGLAPALVARLKLDGTKLDGAIAGVRQVAELADPLGRRQLHTELDQGLVLERVTVPLGVLGVIFEARPDAVMQIASLAIRSGNGALLKGGREARGSCAAILTALRQGLAASEVAPEDLPDALELLTSREESLGLLKLDGLVDLIIPRGSNELVRFIQDHTRIPVLGHADGICHLFVDRAADLQQALRVALDSKTQYPAACNAIETLLVDGAIAPAFLPLAIDAFAEAGVQLRGDAASQALGVGQGASEADWSTEYSDLILSVKVVPDLEAALEHIARYGSRHTDAICTTDPATADRFLAAVNSAGVYLNCSTRFADGYRYGFGAEVGISTQTLPPRGPVGLEGLVTYRYRLRGEGHIAADYASGVRQFSHRSLPL from the coding sequence ATGATTGCCGATCCCTCTCCAGATTTGCTCGCCCGGGCGGCCCAGGTGCGCCGCAGGGCCATGGTTCTTGGCCAGTTGGGCGATGGCCTGAGGCGCCAGGCGGTGCGGGCCATGGCCGCTGGCCTGGAGCAAAACCGTGCCGCGATCCTGGCCGCCAACCAGGCCGACCTGGAGGCCGCGGCGGCCGAGGGGCTGGCTCCGGCTTTGGTGGCCCGGTTGAAGCTCGATGGCACCAAGCTCGATGGCGCCATCGCCGGCGTGCGCCAGGTGGCGGAGCTGGCCGACCCGCTGGGCAGACGCCAGCTGCATACCGAGCTCGATCAGGGCCTGGTGCTGGAGCGGGTGACGGTGCCCCTCGGGGTGCTGGGCGTGATCTTTGAGGCCCGGCCCGATGCGGTGATGCAGATCGCCTCCCTGGCGATCCGCTCCGGCAACGGGGCCCTGCTCAAGGGGGGCCGGGAGGCCAGGGGCAGCTGCGCCGCCATCCTCACGGCCCTGCGCCAAGGGCTGGCCGCCAGTGAGGTGGCCCCCGAGGACCTCCCTGATGCCCTGGAGCTGCTCACCAGCCGGGAGGAGAGCCTGGGGCTGCTGAAACTTGACGGCCTGGTTGATCTGATCATTCCCCGGGGCTCCAACGAACTGGTGCGCTTCATTCAGGACCACACCCGCATCCCGGTGCTCGGCCACGCCGACGGAATCTGCCACCTGTTTGTGGATCGGGCCGCAGACCTCCAGCAGGCCCTGCGGGTGGCCCTGGATTCCAAAACCCAGTACCCGGCTGCCTGTAATGCGATCGAAACCCTGCTGGTTGATGGGGCGATCGCCCCTGCGTTCCTGCCGCTTGCCATCGATGCGTTTGCCGAGGCTGGTGTCCAATTGCGCGGCGATGCCGCCTCCCAGGCCCTGGGGGTGGGCCAGGGGGCCAGCGAAGCCGACTGGAGCACGGAATATTCCGACCTGATCTTGAGTGTGAAGGTGGTGCCCGACCTCGAGGCGGCCCTGGAGCACATCGCCCGCTACGGCTCCCGCCACACCGATGCCATCTGCACCACCGATCCGGCGACGGCAGACCGCTTCCTGGCTGCGGTCAACAGTGCCGGGGTGTACCTCAACTGTTCCACCCGCTTCGCCGATGGATACCGCTACGGCTTCGGCGCCGAGGTTGGCATCTCCACCCAGACCCTCCCCCCCCGGGGGCCGGTGGGGCTGGAGGGGCTGGTCACCTACCGCTACCGGCTGCGGGGGGAGGGCCATATCGCCGCCGATTACGCCAGCGGAGTCCGCCAGTTCAGCCACAGGAGCTTGCCGCTGTGA
- a CDS encoding translocation/assembly module TamB domain-containing protein, whose product MAVLPHKDSGPPQSPHPLPKLGRIGAVLALSGAGLALLCWGGDQALRRLYQHWQPRLEQSLGRVLGHPLELGPYQGLAWAGLRLGPSRIGAGPTDASSVAVRSVAVSLDPLASLRLRLPVLHVTLAGVRADLRRNRQGQYWVPGRLAPGVSPPRLDLRLRLADPALVTLAQGGQSFRLAARLGLRPHRRSLEIDGRLRPARGGGQMALRLEGNWQERRWQANLRSQAFPLAALQGPLPVPGQLFGRLDGRVGLSWRGAQRSCQGQLQLGQIQWRPGPGGTRLELAAAPLRCQGQRLDLARSNWRWVGPGVLRLQGTVEATGLVEPGGLALTQLELRRGASWVRLGGHLNQRLDLRGRWRLSPRDLPLQAGRPAWLLDQLLGGSVEARGPWRQPELQARFGQSENPLLGPWSASLDWRQGRLALQQFSNAYLRARGVLPLALRQGKGLVPGPLDLQLDLRRYPLSRLGLLVGSPLQGVLGASGRVRGPLSALTPDLDLQIDQPGAGPISLRETWQGQWFGDRAGGGRLAMEALAPAPNGELVARFDTRWVPRQVRLERDGGWLELVGRPRGYRWQASGLSLEGLQLALGPRGRRQPLQGQLSGQGQLELQPLAFSGDVSLDRPVFLGVWGKTAQATFHYRNRRYQAQAALSPLAGGQLELDWSGLWNGPFRSRLEGRQLSTIFLQQLGRAWPQWRGEGPPRVGSASDIGTLLIDIFGGTLDDHLQALNLARQRLAVDRAERERLRTPLEKLQRLAGSVDVDLDLEGPTLLAARADLDARAHLWSVGTDRDQALTQQPLQARFQGPLRQGTGSFSLANLPLELLALLTPMPAGLGGLASARGSYSLGGSRPELSLNLALKDARLQQTPLDLERGLIELQQGRLLVNLSLRAAGAASSVDLAGTVPLDPSQEGVELRLASRNDGLRFLTGLAQPALEWKEGSGDLQLLVRGSVAEPIANGFLRLRGGQLQFIGQRLQEVEAIVLFDFEQLLLQEFSARVGEKGSVRGSGSLGLLRPGKTADGQEASLAVELAAVPFAMPRIRAVAAGQLRIGGSLNAMDIGGELSIARGNINVQPGRLASEKAPGVSVASVPELIESSWNFQQPLVLLGPEVEGDASGLLRASVPNVRFVGFDNLRLSLGPDLTVGVPNLASFNSSGLLRIDGRLDPSLRLQGVVRLLRGRLNLFTSTFGLDPDSPNVAVFTPSMGLIPYLDISLRTRVPDSLPVASGIGPADNLSLQNYQAEGATNSLDQLNLVRVYLSVSGPADRLADNLVLRSSPPLSQDRLLALIGGNTLVGLAGGGGTAVLATALGQTLLSPLLGSFSDVFGQRLSFALYPTYVNQAVNSGAERRSGRVPPQLVLGAEIGLDIDERFNASVLAAPNRSDVPPQLNLNYRASELLNLQGSVDSQGAWQSQLQLFFRF is encoded by the coding sequence ATGGCGGTGTTGCCCCATAAGGATTCCGGCCCCCCCCAGTCGCCTCACCCCTTACCAAAGCTGGGCCGGATCGGGGCGGTCTTGGCCCTCAGCGGTGCCGGGCTGGCTTTGCTGTGCTGGGGGGGTGACCAGGCCCTGCGCCGGCTCTACCAGCATTGGCAGCCCCGGCTGGAGCAATCCCTGGGCAGGGTGCTGGGCCATCCCCTTGAGCTGGGCCCCTACCAGGGGCTGGCTTGGGCCGGGCTGCGGCTAGGACCCAGCCGGATTGGGGCAGGCCCCACCGATGCCTCCAGCGTGGCGGTGCGATCCGTGGCTGTGAGCCTCGATCCCCTAGCCAGCCTGCGCCTGCGCCTGCCTGTGTTGCACGTGACCCTGGCGGGGGTGCGGGCCGACCTGCGCCGCAATCGCCAGGGTCAGTACTGGGTGCCTGGGCGTCTGGCACCGGGTGTCTCCCCTCCCCGTCTGGATCTGCGCCTGCGCCTGGCCGATCCTGCCCTGGTGACGCTGGCGCAGGGGGGGCAGAGCTTTCGCCTCGCCGCCCGGCTTGGCCTGAGGCCCCATCGCCGCAGCCTGGAGATCGATGGTCGGCTGCGGCCCGCCCGCGGCGGCGGCCAGATGGCCCTGCGGCTGGAGGGCAATTGGCAGGAGAGGCGCTGGCAGGCCAACCTGCGCAGCCAGGCCTTTCCGCTGGCGGCCCTGCAGGGGCCCTTGCCTGTTCCAGGCCAGCTCTTCGGTCGCCTCGATGGTCGGGTTGGCCTGAGCTGGCGCGGTGCCCAGCGCTCCTGTCAGGGCCAGCTGCAGTTAGGTCAGATCCAGTGGCGCCCCGGCCCGGGGGGCACCCGGCTGGAGCTGGCTGCGGCGCCGCTGCGCTGCCAGGGGCAACGGTTGGATCTGGCTCGCAGCAACTGGCGCTGGGTTGGGCCGGGCGTCCTCAGGCTCCAGGGCACGGTCGAGGCAACTGGCCTGGTGGAGCCCGGTGGTCTGGCCCTGACTCAGCTGGAGCTGCGCCGTGGCGCCTCCTGGGTGCGATTGGGCGGCCACCTCAATCAACGACTGGACCTCCGCGGCCGCTGGCGCCTCAGCCCCCGCGATCTGCCGCTCCAGGCCGGCCGGCCCGCCTGGCTGCTCGACCAGCTGCTGGGCGGCAGCGTGGAGGCCAGGGGCCCCTGGCGCCAGCCCGAGCTCCAGGCCCGTTTCGGCCAGTCTGAAAACCCCCTTTTGGGTCCCTGGAGCGCCAGCCTCGACTGGCGCCAGGGTCGCCTCGCCCTGCAGCAATTCAGCAATGCCTATCTAAGGGCCCGAGGCGTTTTGCCCCTGGCCCTGCGCCAGGGGAAGGGGCTGGTGCCAGGCCCCCTGGATCTGCAGCTGGACCTGCGGCGCTACCCGCTTTCCCGCCTGGGTCTGCTGGTGGGCAGTCCGCTGCAGGGGGTGTTGGGGGCCTCAGGCCGGGTTCGCGGACCCCTTAGCGCCCTCACACCCGACCTGGATCTCCAGATCGACCAGCCCGGAGCAGGGCCGATCAGTTTGCGGGAAACCTGGCAGGGCCAATGGTTCGGCGATCGGGCCGGCGGCGGCAGGCTGGCCATGGAGGCCCTTGCCCCCGCCCCGAACGGCGAGTTGGTGGCCCGCTTCGATACCCGTTGGGTGCCCCGTCAGGTGCGCCTCGAGCGAGATGGCGGCTGGCTGGAGCTCGTCGGCCGGCCCCGGGGCTATCGCTGGCAGGCCAGCGGCCTGTCCCTGGAGGGCCTGCAGTTGGCCCTCGGTCCCAGGGGCCGCCGCCAACCCTTGCAGGGGCAGCTCAGCGGCCAGGGCCAGCTTGAGTTGCAGCCCCTGGCCTTCAGTGGCGATGTGAGCCTGGATCGACCGGTTTTTCTTGGCGTCTGGGGGAAGACGGCCCAGGCCACCTTCCACTACAGGAACCGCCGCTATCAGGCCCAGGCAGCCCTTTCGCCCCTGGCGGGAGGACAGCTGGAGCTCGATTGGTCGGGACTCTGGAACGGGCCGTTCAGGTCCAGGCTTGAAGGCCGCCAGTTATCGACAATTTTCTTACAGCAGCTGGGCCGTGCCTGGCCCCAGTGGCGGGGCGAGGGGCCGCCAAGGGTCGGCAGCGCCAGTGATATCGGCACCCTGCTGATCGATATCTTCGGCGGCACCCTGGACGACCACCTGCAGGCCCTGAACCTGGCCCGCCAACGGCTGGCGGTAGATCGGGCCGAGCGGGAGCGGCTGCGCACCCCCCTGGAAAAGCTGCAGCGCTTGGCCGGCAGTGTCGATGTGGATCTGGATCTTGAGGGCCCCACCCTGCTGGCGGCCCGCGCCGACCTCGATGCCCGCGCCCATCTCTGGTCAGTCGGCACGGATCGGGACCAGGCCCTCACCCAGCAGCCCCTGCAGGCCCGTTTCCAGGGCCCCCTGCGCCAGGGCACAGGCAGCTTCAGCCTGGCCAACCTGCCCCTGGAGCTGTTGGCCTTGCTGACGCCTATGCCCGCTGGCCTCGGCGGCTTGGCCTCCGCCCGGGGGAGCTACAGCCTCGGCGGCTCCAGGCCCGAGCTCAGCCTTAACCTGGCTCTGAAGGACGCCAGGCTGCAGCAAACTCCCCTCGATTTGGAGCGGGGCCTGATCGAGCTCCAGCAGGGACGGCTGCTGGTTAACCTCTCCCTGCGGGCGGCCGGGGCTGCCAGCAGTGTGGATCTGGCCGGCACCGTGCCCCTCGATCCGAGCCAGGAGGGCGTCGAGCTGAGGCTGGCCAGTCGGAATGATGGCCTGCGCTTCCTCACCGGGCTGGCCCAACCTGCCCTGGAGTGGAAAGAGGGCAGCGGCGACCTGCAGCTGCTGGTGCGCGGCAGTGTGGCCGAGCCCATTGCCAACGGTTTCCTGCGCCTGCGTGGCGGCCAGCTGCAGTTCATCGGCCAGCGGTTGCAGGAGGTTGAGGCGATCGTGCTGTTCGACTTCGAGCAGCTACTGCTGCAGGAGTTCAGCGCCAGGGTGGGGGAGAAGGGCTCGGTGCGGGGCAGCGGTTCGCTGGGCCTGCTGCGGCCCGGCAAGACGGCCGATGGTCAGGAAGCCAGCCTGGCCGTGGAGCTGGCCGCGGTTCCCTTCGCCATGCCGCGGATCCGGGCCGTGGCCGCAGGCCAGCTGCGCATCGGCGGCAGCCTCAACGCCATGGATATTGGCGGGGAGCTCTCGATTGCCCGGGGCAATATCAACGTGCAGCCCGGCCGCCTGGCCAGTGAGAAGGCGCCTGGGGTGAGCGTGGCCAGCGTGCCGGAGTTGATCGAATCCAGCTGGAACTTCCAGCAACCGCTGGTGCTGCTCGGGCCGGAGGTGGAGGGTGATGCCAGTGGGCTTCTGCGTGCCAGTGTCCCCAACGTCAGGTTTGTGGGCTTTGACAACCTGCGGCTCAGCCTGGGCCCAGACCTCACCGTGGGGGTGCCCAACCTGGCCAGTTTCAACAGCAGCGGCCTGTTGCGGATAGATGGGCGGCTCGACCCCAGCCTGCGACTCCAGGGCGTGGTGCGCCTGCTGCGGGGGCGCCTCAACCTTTTCACCTCCACCTTTGGCCTGGACCCGGATTCCCCCAACGTGGCCGTGTTCACCCCCTCCATGGGCCTGATCCCGTATCTCGACATCTCCTTGCGCACCAGGGTTCCCGACAGCCTGCCGGTGGCCAGTGGGATTGGGCCGGCCGACAACCTGTCGCTGCAGAACTATCAGGCCGAGGGAGCAACCAACAGCCTCGACCAGCTGAATCTGGTGCGGGTCTACCTCAGTGTCAGCGGCCCGGCGGATCGTCTCGCCGACAACCTGGTGCTGCGCAGTTCGCCCCCCCTTTCGCAGGACCGGCTCCTGGCCCTGATCGGTGGCAACACCCTGGTCGGGCTGGCCGGTGGAGGCGGCACCGCCGTGCTGGCCACCGCCCTGGGCCAGACCCTGCTTTCGCCCTTGCTGGGCAGTTTCAGCGATGTGTTTGGGCAGCGGCTGAGCTTCGCCCTCTATCCCACCTACGTGAACCAGGCGGTCAACAGCGGCGCCGAGCGGCGCTCCGGGCGGGTGCCGCCCCAGCTGGTGCTGGGGGCCGAGATCGGCCTGGACATAGACGAGCGCTTTAATGCCTCGGTGCTGGCTGCCCCGAACCGCTCCGACGTGCCACCCCAACTCAACCTCAACTACAGGGCCTCCGAGCTGCTCAACCTGCAGGGATCGGTGGACAGCCAGGGGGCCTGGCAGAGCCAGCTGCAGCTCTTCTTCCGCTTCTGA